A section of the Pygocentrus nattereri isolate fPygNat1 chromosome 18, fPygNat1.pri, whole genome shotgun sequence genome encodes:
- the anxa3b gene encoding annexin A3b — protein sequence MASVWDDLSLLLDSPDSLTVPSSARGTVKEKPGFNPSEDVAALRKAIEGLGTNEKSLIDILTQRSNAQRQLICKAYHQATGRTLADDLKGDTRGDFEDILLGLIMTPAQFDCREFMRAIKGAGTTDSTLIEIFSSRSNFQIKALSDAYLAETGRSLLHDLKSEVSGDYGKALLILAEGKRDESTTVDAAKAKADAKVLYEAGEKRWGTDESKFTDILCHRSVPQLRQTLVEYKNLTGKTLQQSIESEMSGNLENILVAIVKCVKSVPAYMAERLNQSMKGLGTTESILTRIMVSRSEIDLLDIRAEYKKLYGCSLYSAIASDVAGDFGQCLKRLCGGDD from the exons ATGGCTTCTGTGTGG GATGATCTGAGCCTTCTTCTGGATTCCCCAGATTCATTAACAGTTCCT TCTAGTGCCAGAGGCACCGTTAAGGAAAAGCCAGGTTTCAATCCATCTGAAGATGTTGCTGCTTTAAGGAAGGCTATAGAAGGCCTAG GGACCAATGAGAAATCTCTGATTGACATTCTCACTCAGAGAAGCAATGCCCAGCGCCAGCTGATCTGCAAAGCTTACCATCAAGCAACTGGAAGG ACTCTCGCTGATGACCTGAAAGGTGACACTCGTGGAGACTTTGAGGATATCCTGCTGGGCCTGATCATGACCCCAGCTCAGTTTGACTGCAGGGAATTTATGCGAGCGATTAAA GGAGCTGGAACAACAGACAGCACTTTGATAGAGATATTTTCATCCCGATCTAACTTTCAAATCAAAGCTCTGTCTGATGCATATTTGGCAG AAACTGGGAGATCACTACTTCATGACCTGAAGTCTGAGGTGTCAGGGGATTATGGGAAAGCCCTGCTTATCCTTGCTGAG GGCAAAAGGGATGAGAGTACCACAGTGGATGCTGCGAAAGCTAAAGCAGATGCCAAG GTCCTGTATGAGGCTGGCGAGAAGAGGTGGGGGACAGATGAGAGCAAGTTCACTGATATCCTATGCCACAGGAGTGTTCCTCAGCTCAGACAGA CTCTAGTTGAATACAAGAATCTGACTGGGAAGACCCTGCAGCAGAGCATCGAGAGTGAGATGTCTGGAAATTTAGAGAACATTCTGGTAGCCATAG tgaaatgtgTGAAAAGTGTACCAGCTTATATGGCAGAGCGCCTCAATCAGAGTATGAAG gGCCTGGGAACCACTGAATCCATTCTGACCAGGATTATGGTCAGCCGGTCTGAAATTGACCTGCTGGATATCAGGGCGGAGTATAAAAAACTTTATGGCTGCTCCTTATATTCTGCAATTGCG TCGGATGTAGCCGGCGACTTTGGCCAATGCTTGAAGAGGCTTTGTGGAGGGGATGACTGA